In Castor canadensis chromosome 11, mCasCan1.hap1v2, whole genome shotgun sequence, a single genomic region encodes these proteins:
- the Mink1 gene encoding misshapen-like kinase 1 isoform X9 produces the protein MDVTEDEEEEIKQEINMLKKYSHHRNIATYYGAFIKKSPPGNDDQLWLVMEFCGAGSVTDLVKNTKGNALKEDCIAYICREILRGLAHLHAHKVIHRDIKGQNVLLTENAEVKLVDFGVSAQLDRTVGRRNTFIGTPYWMAPEVIACDENPDATYDYRSDIWSLGITAIEMAEGAPPLCDMHPMRALFLIPRNPPPRLKSKKWSKKFIDFIDTCLIKTYLSRPPTEQLLKFPFIRDQPTERQVRIQLKDHIDRSRKKRGEKEETEYEYSGSEEEDDSHGEEGEPSSIMNVPGESTLRREFLRLQQENKSNSEALKQQQQLQQQQQRDPEAHIKHLLHQRQRRIEEQKEERRRVEEQQRREREQRKLQEKEQQRRLEDMQALRREEERRQAEREQEYKRKQLEEQRQSERLQRQLQQEHAYLKSLQQQQQQQQQQQQQQLQKQQQQQQQQLLPGDRKPLYHYGRGINPADKPAWAREVEERTRMNKQQNSPLAKTKPSSTGPEPPISQASPGPPGPLSQTPPMQRPVEPQEGPHKSLVAHRVPLKPYAAPVPRSQSLQDQPTRNLAAFPASHDSDPTVPTPTATPSARGAVIRQNSDPTSEGPGPSPNPPAWVRPDNEAPPKVPQRTSSIATALNTSGAGGSRPAQAVRARPRSNSAWQIYLQRRAERGTPKPPGPPDQPPGPPNASSNPDLRRSDPSWERSDSILPASHGHLPQAGSLERNRNRVGASTKLDSSPVLSPGNKAKPDDHRSRPGRPASYKRAIGEDFVLLKERTLDEAPRPPKKAMDYSSSSEEVESSEEDEEEGDGEPPEGSRDTPGGRDGDTDSVSTMVVHDVEEMAGTQPPYGGGTMVVQRTPEEERSLLHADSNGYTNLPDVVQPSHSPTENSKGQSSPLKDAGSDYQSRGLVKATGKSSFTMFVDLGIYQPGGSGDTIPITALVGGEGGRLDQLQYDVRKGSVVNVNPTNTRAHSETPEIRKYKKRFNSEILCAALWGVNLLVGTENGLMLLDRSGQGKVYGLIGRRRFQQMDVLEGLNLLITISGKRNKLRVYYLSWLRNKILHNDPEVEKKQGWTTVGDMEGCGHYRVVKYERIKFLVIALKNSVEVYAWAPKPYHKFMAFKSFADLPHRPLLVDLTVEEGQRLKVIYGSSAGFHAVDVDSGNSYDIYIPVHIQSQITPHAIIFLPNTDGMEMLLCYEDEGVYVNTYGRIIKDVVLQWGEMPTSVAYICSNQIMGWGEKAIEIRSVETGHLDGVFMHKRAQRLKFLCERNDKVFFASVRSGGSSQVYFMTLNRNCIMNW, from the exons ATGGATGTCACAGAG gatgaggaggaagaaatcaaacaGGAGATCAACATGTTGAAAAAATATTCTCACCACCGCAATATTGCCACGTATTATGGGGCTTTTATCAAGAAGAGCCCCCCCGGGAACGATGACCAACTTTGG CTGGTGATGGAGTTCTGTGGTGCTGGTTCAGTGACTGACCTGGTAAAGAACACAAAAGGGAATGCTCTAAAGGAGGATTGTATTGCCTACATCTGCAGGGAGATTCTCAGG GGTCTGGCCCATCTTCATGCCCACAAGGTGATCCATCGAGACATCAAGGGGCAGAATGTGCTGCTGACAGAGAATGCTGAGGTCAAGCTAG TGGATTTTGGGGTGAGTGCTCAGCTGGACCGCACTGTGGGCAGGCGGAACACTTTCATTGGAACCCCATACTGGATGGCCCCAGAAGTCATTGCCTGTGATGAGAACCCTGATGCCACCTATGATTACAGG aGTGACATTTGGTCTCTAGGAATCACAGCCATCGAAATGGCAGAGGGAGCTCCCC CTCTCTGTGACATGCATCCCATGCGAGCCCTCTTCCTCATCCCTCGGAACCCACCACCAAGGCTCAAGTCCAAGAAATG GTCTAAGAAGTTCATTGACTTCATTGACACATGTCTCATCAAGACTTACCTGAGCCGCCCACCAACAGAGCAGCTACTCAAGTTTCCCTTCATCCGAGACCAGCCCACGGAGCGGCAGGTCCGCATCCAGCTCAAGGACCACATTGATCGGTCCCGGAAGAAGCGGGGTGAGAAAG AGGAGACAGAATATGAGTACAGTGGCAGTGAAGAAGAAGATGACAGCCATGGAGAggaaggagagccaag CTCCATCATGAATGTGCCTGGGGAGTCCACACTACGCCGAGAATTCCTTCGGCTCCAACAGGAGAATAAGAGCAACTCTGAGGCTTTAAAGCAACAGCAACAGCTGCAGCAGCAACAACAGCGAGACCCAGAGGCGCACATCAAACACCTGCTACACCAGCGGCAACGCCGCATAGAGGAGCAGAAAGAAGAGCGGCGGCGCGTGGAAGAG CAACAGCGGCGGGAGCGGGAGCAGAGGAAGCTACAGGAAAAGGAGCAGCAGCGGCGGCTGGAGGACATGCAGGCTCTGCGGCGAGAGGAGGAGCGGCGGCAGGCTGAGCGGGAGCAG GAATACAAGCGGAAGCAGCTAGAGGAGCAGCGGCAGTCAGAGCgactccagaggcagctgcagCAGGAGCATGCCTACCTCAAGtccctgcagcagcagcagcagcagcagcagcagcaacaacaacagcaacttcagaagcaacagcagcagcagcagcagcaactccTTCCTGGGGATAGGAAACCCCTGTATCATTATGGTCGGGGTATTAATCCCGCCGACAAACCAGCCTGGGCCCGAGAG GTGGAAGAGAGAACAAGGATGAACAAGCAGCAGAACTCTCCCTTGGCCAAGACCAAACCAAGCAGCACAGGGCCGGAGCCTCCCATCTCCCAGGCCTCCCCTGGTCCCCCAGGACCACTTTCCCAAACTCCTCCTATGCAGAGGCCGGTGGAGCCCCAGGAGGGACCACACAAG AGCCTGGTGGCACACCGGGTCCCACTGAAGCCATATGCAGCACCTGTACCCCGATCCCAGTCCCTGCAGGACCAGCCTACCCGAAATTTGGCTGCCTTCCCAGCCTCCCACGACTCCGACCCCACCGTCCCCACACCCACAGCCACACCCAGTGCCCGGGGAGCTGTCATCCGCCAGAATTCAGATCCCACCTCTGAAGGGCCTGGCCCCAGCCCGAACCCCCCAGCCTGGGTCCGACCAGATAATGAGGCCCCACCCAAG GTGCCTCAGAGGACCTCGTCTATTGCCACTGCCCTTAACACCAGTGGGGCCGGAGGGTCCCGACCAGCTCAGGCTGTCCGTGCCAG ACCTCGCAGCAACTCCGCCTGGCAAATCTATCTGCAGAGGCGGGCAGAGCGGGGCACCCCCAAGCCTCCAGGGCCCCCTGATCAGCCCCCTGGCCCACCCAACGCCTCTAG TAATCCTGACCTCAGGAGGAGCGACCCTAGCTGGGAGCGCTCAGACAGCATCCTCCCGGCCTCTCATGGGCACCTCCCCCAGGCTGGCTCACTGGAGCGAAACCGGAACCGGGTGGGAG CCTCTACCAAGCTAGACAGCTCCCCAGTGCTCTCCCCTGGGAACAAAGCCAAGCCTGATGACCACCGCTCCCGGCCAGGCAGGCCCGCA AGCTATAAGCGAGCGATTGGTGAG GATTTTGTGTTGCTGAAAGAGCGGACCCTGGATGAGGCACCCCGGCCTCCTAAGAAGGCCATGGACTATTCATCATCCAGTGAGGAGGTGGAAAGTAGTgaagaagatgaggaagaaggTGATGGTGAACCACCAGAGGGCAGCAGAGACACCCCTGGTGGCCG CGATGGAGACACAGACAGTGTCAGCACCATGGTGGTTCACGACGTTGAGGAGATGGCTGGGACCCAGCCCCCATATGGGGGTGGCACTATGGTAGTTCAGAGG ACTCCTGAAGAGGAGCGAAGCTTGCTGCATGCTGACAGCAATGGCTACACAAACCTGCCAGATGTGGTCCAGCCCAGTCACTCGCCCACCGAGAACAGCAAAGGCCAGAGTTCCCCCTTAAAGGATGCAGGCAGTGAT TATCAGTCTCGTGGACTGGTAAAGGCCACTGGCAAGAGCTCATTCACCATGTTTGTGGATCTAGGGATCTACCAGCCTGGAGGCAGTGGAGATACCATCCCCATCACAG CCCTGGTGGGTGGAGAAGGTGGTCGGCTTGATCAGCTGCAATATGATGTGAGGAAGGGCTCTGTGGTCAATGTGAATCCCACCAACACCCGggctcacagtgaaactcctGAGATTCGGAAGTACAAGAAGCGATTCAACTCGGAGATCCTCTGTGCAGCCCTTTGGG GGGTCAACCTGCTAGTGGGCACAGAGAATGGGCTGATGTTGCTGGACCGAAGCGGGCAAGGCAAGGTGTATGGACTCATTGGGCGGCGACGTTTCCAGCAAATGGATGTGCTGGAAGGGCTCAACTTGCTCATCACCATCTCAG GGAAAAGGAACAAACTGCGGGTATATTACCTGTCCTGGCTTCGGAACAAGATTCTGCACAATGATCCAGAGGTGGAGAAGAAGCAAGGGTGGACCACCGTGGGAGACATGGAGGGCTGCGGGCACTACCGTGTTG TAAAATATGAGCGTATTAAGTTCCTTGTCATTGCCCTGAAGAATTCCGTGGAGGTATATGCCTGGGCCCCCAAACCCTACCACAAATTCATGGCTTTCAAG TCCTTTGCTGACCTCCCTCACCGCCCTCTGTTGGTGGACCTGACAGTAGAGGAAGGACAGCGCCTCAAGGTCATCTATGGCTCCAGTGCCGGCTTCCATGCTGTGGATGTGGACTCGGGGAACAGCTACGATATTTACATCCCAGTGCAT ATCCAGAGCCAGATCACGCCCCATGCTATCATCTTCCTCCCCAACACTGATGGCATGGAGATGCTGCTGTGCTATGAAGACGAGGGTGTCTATGTCAACACATATGGGCGGATCATTAAGGATGTGGTGCTACAGTGGGGAGAGATGCCCACCTCTGTGG CCTACATCTGCTCCAACCAGATAATGGGCTGGGGTGAGAAAGCCATTGAAATCCGCTCTGTGGAGACAGGCCATCTGGATGGGGTCTTCATGCACAAACGAGCCCAGAGGCTAAAGTTCCTGTGTGAGCGAAATGACAAG GTGTTTTTTGCCTCTGTCCGCTCCGGGGGCAGCAGCCAAGTTTACTTCATGACTCTCAACCGTAACTGCATCATGAACTGGTGA
- the Mink1 gene encoding misshapen-like kinase 1 isoform X12 — MDVTEDEEEEIKQEINMLKKYSHHRNIATYYGAFIKKSPPGNDDQLWLVMEFCGAGSVTDLVKNTKGNALKEDCIAYICREILRGLAHLHAHKVIHRDIKGQNVLLTENAEVKLVDFGVSAQLDRTVGRRNTFIGTPYWMAPEVIACDENPDATYDYRSDIWSLGITAIEMAEGAPPLCDMHPMRALFLIPRNPPPRLKSKKWSKKFIDFIDTCLIKTYLSRPPTEQLLKFPFIRDQPTERQVRIQLKDHIDRSRKKREETEYEYSGSEEEDDSHGEEGEPSSIMNVPGESTLRREFLRLQQENKSNSEALKQQQQLQQQQQRDPEAHIKHLLHQRQRRIEEQKEERRRVEEQQRREREQRKLQEKEQQRRLEDMQALRREEERRQAEREQEYKRKQLEEQRQSERLQRQLQQEHAYLKSLQQQQQQQQQQQQQQLQKQQQQQQQQLLPGDRKPLYHYGRGINPADKPAWAREVEERTRMNKQQNSPLAKTKPSSTGPEPPISQASPGPPGPLSQTPPMQRPVEPQEGPHKSLVAHRVPLKPYAAPVPRSQSLQDQPTRNLAAFPASHDSDPTVPTPTATPSARGAVIRQNSDPTSEGPGPSPNPPAWVRPDNEAPPKVPQRTSSIATALNTSGAGGSRPAQAVRARPRSNSAWQIYLQRRAERGTPKPPGPPDQPPGPPNASSNPDLRRSDPSWERSDSILPASHGHLPQAGSLERNRNRVGASTKLDSSPVLSPGNKAKPDDHRSRPGRPADFVLLKERTLDEAPRPPKKAMDYSSSSEEVESSEEDEEEGDGEPPEGSRDTPGGRSDGDTDSVSTMVVHDVEEMAGTQPPYGGGTMVVQRTPEEERSLLHADSNGYTNLPDVVQPSHSPTENSKGQSSPLKDAGSDYQSRGLVKATGKSSFTMFVDLGIYQPGGSGDTIPITALVGGEGGRLDQLQYDVRKGSVVNVNPTNTRAHSETPEIRKYKKRFNSEILCAALWGVNLLVGTENGLMLLDRSGQGKVYGLIGRRRFQQMDVLEGLNLLITISGKRNKLRVYYLSWLRNKILHNDPEVEKKQGWTTVGDMEGCGHYRVVKYERIKFLVIALKNSVEVYAWAPKPYHKFMAFKSFADLPHRPLLVDLTVEEGQRLKVIYGSSAGFHAVDVDSGNSYDIYIPVHIQSQITPHAIIFLPNTDGMEMLLCYEDEGVYVNTYGRIIKDVVLQWGEMPTSVAYICSNQIMGWGEKAIEIRSVETGHLDGVFMHKRAQRLKFLCERNDKVFFASVRSGGSSQVYFMTLNRNCIMNW; from the exons ATGGATGTCACAGAG gatgaggaggaagaaatcaaacaGGAGATCAACATGTTGAAAAAATATTCTCACCACCGCAATATTGCCACGTATTATGGGGCTTTTATCAAGAAGAGCCCCCCCGGGAACGATGACCAACTTTGG CTGGTGATGGAGTTCTGTGGTGCTGGTTCAGTGACTGACCTGGTAAAGAACACAAAAGGGAATGCTCTAAAGGAGGATTGTATTGCCTACATCTGCAGGGAGATTCTCAGG GGTCTGGCCCATCTTCATGCCCACAAGGTGATCCATCGAGACATCAAGGGGCAGAATGTGCTGCTGACAGAGAATGCTGAGGTCAAGCTAG TGGATTTTGGGGTGAGTGCTCAGCTGGACCGCACTGTGGGCAGGCGGAACACTTTCATTGGAACCCCATACTGGATGGCCCCAGAAGTCATTGCCTGTGATGAGAACCCTGATGCCACCTATGATTACAGG aGTGACATTTGGTCTCTAGGAATCACAGCCATCGAAATGGCAGAGGGAGCTCCCC CTCTCTGTGACATGCATCCCATGCGAGCCCTCTTCCTCATCCCTCGGAACCCACCACCAAGGCTCAAGTCCAAGAAATG GTCTAAGAAGTTCATTGACTTCATTGACACATGTCTCATCAAGACTTACCTGAGCCGCCCACCAACAGAGCAGCTACTCAAGTTTCCCTTCATCCGAGACCAGCCCACGGAGCGGCAGGTCCGCATCCAGCTCAAGGACCACATTGATCGGTCCCGGAAGAAGCGGG AGGAGACAGAATATGAGTACAGTGGCAGTGAAGAAGAAGATGACAGCCATGGAGAggaaggagagccaag CTCCATCATGAATGTGCCTGGGGAGTCCACACTACGCCGAGAATTCCTTCGGCTCCAACAGGAGAATAAGAGCAACTCTGAGGCTTTAAAGCAACAGCAACAGCTGCAGCAGCAACAACAGCGAGACCCAGAGGCGCACATCAAACACCTGCTACACCAGCGGCAACGCCGCATAGAGGAGCAGAAAGAAGAGCGGCGGCGCGTGGAAGAG CAACAGCGGCGGGAGCGGGAGCAGAGGAAGCTACAGGAAAAGGAGCAGCAGCGGCGGCTGGAGGACATGCAGGCTCTGCGGCGAGAGGAGGAGCGGCGGCAGGCTGAGCGGGAGCAG GAATACAAGCGGAAGCAGCTAGAGGAGCAGCGGCAGTCAGAGCgactccagaggcagctgcagCAGGAGCATGCCTACCTCAAGtccctgcagcagcagcagcagcagcagcagcagcaacaacaacagcaacttcagaagcaacagcagcagcagcagcagcaactccTTCCTGGGGATAGGAAACCCCTGTATCATTATGGTCGGGGTATTAATCCCGCCGACAAACCAGCCTGGGCCCGAGAG GTGGAAGAGAGAACAAGGATGAACAAGCAGCAGAACTCTCCCTTGGCCAAGACCAAACCAAGCAGCACAGGGCCGGAGCCTCCCATCTCCCAGGCCTCCCCTGGTCCCCCAGGACCACTTTCCCAAACTCCTCCTATGCAGAGGCCGGTGGAGCCCCAGGAGGGACCACACAAG AGCCTGGTGGCACACCGGGTCCCACTGAAGCCATATGCAGCACCTGTACCCCGATCCCAGTCCCTGCAGGACCAGCCTACCCGAAATTTGGCTGCCTTCCCAGCCTCCCACGACTCCGACCCCACCGTCCCCACACCCACAGCCACACCCAGTGCCCGGGGAGCTGTCATCCGCCAGAATTCAGATCCCACCTCTGAAGGGCCTGGCCCCAGCCCGAACCCCCCAGCCTGGGTCCGACCAGATAATGAGGCCCCACCCAAG GTGCCTCAGAGGACCTCGTCTATTGCCACTGCCCTTAACACCAGTGGGGCCGGAGGGTCCCGACCAGCTCAGGCTGTCCGTGCCAG ACCTCGCAGCAACTCCGCCTGGCAAATCTATCTGCAGAGGCGGGCAGAGCGGGGCACCCCCAAGCCTCCAGGGCCCCCTGATCAGCCCCCTGGCCCACCCAACGCCTCTAG TAATCCTGACCTCAGGAGGAGCGACCCTAGCTGGGAGCGCTCAGACAGCATCCTCCCGGCCTCTCATGGGCACCTCCCCCAGGCTGGCTCACTGGAGCGAAACCGGAACCGGGTGGGAG CCTCTACCAAGCTAGACAGCTCCCCAGTGCTCTCCCCTGGGAACAAAGCCAAGCCTGATGACCACCGCTCCCGGCCAGGCAGGCCCGCA GATTTTGTGTTGCTGAAAGAGCGGACCCTGGATGAGGCACCCCGGCCTCCTAAGAAGGCCATGGACTATTCATCATCCAGTGAGGAGGTGGAAAGTAGTgaagaagatgaggaagaaggTGATGGTGAACCACCAGAGGGCAGCAGAGACACCCCTGGTGGCCG CAGCGATGGAGACACAGACAGTGTCAGCACCATGGTGGTTCACGACGTTGAGGAGATGGCTGGGACCCAGCCCCCATATGGGGGTGGCACTATGGTAGTTCAGAGG ACTCCTGAAGAGGAGCGAAGCTTGCTGCATGCTGACAGCAATGGCTACACAAACCTGCCAGATGTGGTCCAGCCCAGTCACTCGCCCACCGAGAACAGCAAAGGCCAGAGTTCCCCCTTAAAGGATGCAGGCAGTGAT TATCAGTCTCGTGGACTGGTAAAGGCCACTGGCAAGAGCTCATTCACCATGTTTGTGGATCTAGGGATCTACCAGCCTGGAGGCAGTGGAGATACCATCCCCATCACAG CCCTGGTGGGTGGAGAAGGTGGTCGGCTTGATCAGCTGCAATATGATGTGAGGAAGGGCTCTGTGGTCAATGTGAATCCCACCAACACCCGggctcacagtgaaactcctGAGATTCGGAAGTACAAGAAGCGATTCAACTCGGAGATCCTCTGTGCAGCCCTTTGGG GGGTCAACCTGCTAGTGGGCACAGAGAATGGGCTGATGTTGCTGGACCGAAGCGGGCAAGGCAAGGTGTATGGACTCATTGGGCGGCGACGTTTCCAGCAAATGGATGTGCTGGAAGGGCTCAACTTGCTCATCACCATCTCAG GGAAAAGGAACAAACTGCGGGTATATTACCTGTCCTGGCTTCGGAACAAGATTCTGCACAATGATCCAGAGGTGGAGAAGAAGCAAGGGTGGACCACCGTGGGAGACATGGAGGGCTGCGGGCACTACCGTGTTG TAAAATATGAGCGTATTAAGTTCCTTGTCATTGCCCTGAAGAATTCCGTGGAGGTATATGCCTGGGCCCCCAAACCCTACCACAAATTCATGGCTTTCAAG TCCTTTGCTGACCTCCCTCACCGCCCTCTGTTGGTGGACCTGACAGTAGAGGAAGGACAGCGCCTCAAGGTCATCTATGGCTCCAGTGCCGGCTTCCATGCTGTGGATGTGGACTCGGGGAACAGCTACGATATTTACATCCCAGTGCAT ATCCAGAGCCAGATCACGCCCCATGCTATCATCTTCCTCCCCAACACTGATGGCATGGAGATGCTGCTGTGCTATGAAGACGAGGGTGTCTATGTCAACACATATGGGCGGATCATTAAGGATGTGGTGCTACAGTGGGGAGAGATGCCCACCTCTGTGG CCTACATCTGCTCCAACCAGATAATGGGCTGGGGTGAGAAAGCCATTGAAATCCGCTCTGTGGAGACAGGCCATCTGGATGGGGTCTTCATGCACAAACGAGCCCAGAGGCTAAAGTTCCTGTGTGAGCGAAATGACAAG GTGTTTTTTGCCTCTGTCCGCTCCGGGGGCAGCAGCCAAGTTTACTTCATGACTCTCAACCGTAACTGCATCATGAACTGGTGA